The uncultured Fusobacterium sp. region CCCGCAGACAAGATTTATATTATCATATTTTCTTTCTCTTGTCAATTATTTTTTTCTATTAATTATTATTTTCTGCAACAATCTCTTTAAGAACTTTTATAGCATATTCAAACTCTTCATCTGTATTGAAGAAACCAAATGAAAATCTAACTCCACCATTTTCTCCATTTCCAATAGTTTCATGAATTTTAGGTGCACAATGTAATCCTCCTCTAACTAAAATTCCATACTCCTCATCTAAGTATGCTGCTAAATCTCCTGAATCTATTCCCTTTATATTTAAAGTAACTACTGGTCCTCTTTTATCACTACCATAAACTTCAATCTCTGGGATTTTTTTTAGTTCTGCTAAAAATCTCTGTGTCAATTTATCCTCATGTTTTCTGATATTTTCTATTCCTATTTTTTCAATATATTCTATTCCAGCTCCTAAACTTACTATTGCTAATGTATTTAGTGTTCCAGCCTCCAATCCTTCTGGCATTACTAATGGTTGTCTTTCTAATTTAGAAAAACTTCCTGTTCCTCCTTCGATTATTGGAATAAAATCAATACCATCTCTTATATAGATTCCTCCACTTCCTTGCAATCCATATAGAGATTTATGTCCTGTAAAACATAAAATATCTATTCCATCTCTCTCTACATCTATATCTAAATATCCTGCACTTTGAGAGGCATCAACTATTAGCATAACTCCCTTTTCTCTAGTTACCTTACCTATCTTTCCTATATCAACTATTGTCCCTGTAACATTGGAAATATGATTAACAACTACTGCTATTGTATCTTCCTTTATAGACTCTATTATTTTTTCTATTGAAATCTCTCCATTTTTTTCTGGATAGATTAATTCTAACTCTATCTCTCCACTATCTCTTTTT contains the following coding sequences:
- a CDS encoding aminotransferase class V-fold PLP-dependent enzyme, with protein sequence MVKIEKKIIYFDNSATSFPKPEEVYKAAEKAMRVYGANPGRGGHRMAVEASKEIFKVREKVANLFNIKDPLRIAFTQNSTYALNFAIKGCINKKGHVITTALEHNSSLRPLFSKRDSGEIELELIYPEKNGEISIEKIIESIKEDTIAVVVNHISNVTGTIVDIGKIGKVTREKGVMLIVDASQSAGYLDIDVERDGIDILCFTGHKSLYGLQGSGGIYIRDGIDFIPIIEGGTGSFSKLERQPLVMPEGLEAGTLNTLAIVSLGAGIEYIEKIGIENIRKHEDKLTQRFLAELKKIPEIEVYGSDKRGPVVTLNIKGIDSGDLAAYLDEEYGILVRGGLHCAPKIHETIGNGENGGVRFSFGFFNTDEEFEYAIKVLKEIVAENNN